From a single Bacillus sp. NEB1478 genomic region:
- a CDS encoding TetR/AcrR family transcriptional regulator, with translation MGRKEVPSLVKDEKLIQKRREEMVKAAVSLFKKNGFHRTTTREIAKASGFSIGTLYEYIRSKEDILYLVCDSIYDGVKARLKQDINEDDSGITGVERAITAYFKVMDDMQDEVLVMYQEAKSLSAEALPYVLKKELEMTAIFEKLLAKSVLEGELDLSDKEIQAAAHNILIIGQMWTFRRWALQKMYTIEEYTQLQLQQLLHGIKGA, from the coding sequence TTGGGAAGAAAAGAAGTACCTTCACTTGTTAAAGACGAAAAATTAATTCAAAAACGCCGTGAAGAAATGGTAAAAGCGGCGGTATCCCTTTTTAAAAAGAACGGATTTCACAGGACGACGACCCGTGAAATTGCAAAAGCTTCAGGATTCAGCATTGGAACGCTTTACGAATATATCCGCTCAAAGGAAGATATTTTGTATCTCGTCTGTGACAGCATCTATGACGGCGTAAAGGCAAGACTGAAGCAGGATATCAATGAGGATGACAGCGGAATAACAGGCGTGGAACGAGCAATCACGGCTTATTTTAAAGTGATGGATGACATGCAGGATGAGGTGCTCGTCATGTATCAGGAAGCAAAATCTCTATCTGCCGAAGCGTTGCCGTATGTGTTGAAAAAAGAACTAGAGATGACAGCAATCTTTGAAAAACTTTTAGCTAAATCCGTTTTAGAAGGTGAGCTGGATTTAAGCGATAAAGAGATTCAGGCCGCTGCTCATAACATTTTGATCATCGGTCAGATGTGGACGTTCAGACGGTGGGCCTTGCAAAAGATGTACACGATTGAAGAATATACACAATTACAGCTCCAGCAATTGCTTCACGGCATAAAAGGAGCATAA
- the icmF gene encoding fused isobutyryl-CoA mutase/GTPase IcmF gives MSQTDIYRPKNPVRFVTASSLFDGHDASINIMRRIIQSNGCEVIHLGHNRSVDEVVSAAIQEDVQGIAISSYQGGHVEYFKYMIDLLNERGAGHIKVFGGGGGVIIPPEIKELHAYGVTRIFSPEDGRLLGLQGMINVMVEECDFQTVTSLTDEVEKLQERDVRSVSRLITLAENAKQATEEIAATAEQTLSALKGLEKKVPILGITGTGGAGKSSLTDELVRRFLNECDDKTIAIISIDPTKQKTGGALLGDRIRMNAIYHPRVYMRSLATRGSRSELSDAIKDAIAVTKAANFDLIVVETSGIGQGDAGIAEISDVALYVMTSEFGAPSQLEKIDMIDYADLIAINKFERKGSEDALRDVKKQYQRSRNWFDKDLNEMPVFGTIASQFNDAGTNVLFYHLMKTIEEKSGVNWGIQSAAEAMTAKKNVIIPGERAQYLNEISQTVRKYHETVEEQSKLARKAFQLKGTLETVKEYNAAGEEIESSLNNTLEKVEEQIHPLTSKMLKEWPKLKEMYSGKEFVTKIRDKEIVTELTTKSLSGLDIPKVALPKFEDWGEIVKWIMKENVPGSFPYTAGVFPFKRKGEDPKRQFAGEGTPERTNRRFHYLSKDDDAKRLSTAFDSVTLYGEDPDHRPDIYGKVGESGVSICTLDDMKKLYDGFDLIAPSTSVSMTINGPAPIILAMFMNTAVEQQMKVFAETNGREPNEAEAAEIKAKTLASVRGTVQADILKEDQGQNTCIFSTEFALRMMGDIQQYFIDHEVRNYYSVSISGYHIAEAGANPITQLAFTLANGFTYVEYYLSRGMDINAFAPNLSFFFSNGLDPEYSVIGRVARRIWATVMRDKYKANERSQKLKYHIQTSGRSLHAQEIDFNDIRTTLQALMALQDNCNSLHTNSYDEAITTPTEESVRRAMAIQMIITKELGLARNENSLQGSFIIEELTDLVEEMVLQEFERMNTRGGVLGAMETQYQRGKIQEESMYYEMKKHDGSLPIIGVNTYLNPNQPSDEEFNMELARATKEEKEQQITNLNAFQNSNKDQTAEAIQRLKTVALNGGNIFEELMETVKFASLGQITGALYEVGGKYRRNM, from the coding sequence ATGAGCCAGACAGACATTTACCGGCCGAAAAATCCGGTGCGTTTCGTAACCGCTTCCAGTCTTTTTGATGGACACGATGCTTCGATCAACATTATGAGAAGAATCATACAGTCAAATGGCTGTGAAGTGATTCATCTTGGACATAACCGTTCGGTTGACGAAGTCGTGAGTGCTGCTATTCAGGAGGATGTGCAAGGAATCGCGATCTCTTCTTACCAAGGCGGGCACGTGGAATATTTTAAGTACATGATCGATCTCTTAAATGAACGCGGAGCAGGCCATATTAAAGTGTTTGGCGGCGGTGGCGGTGTTATTATCCCGCCTGAGATCAAGGAACTTCATGCATATGGTGTGACACGTATTTTCTCTCCTGAAGACGGTCGATTGCTTGGCCTTCAAGGTATGATCAATGTAATGGTTGAAGAATGTGATTTTCAGACGGTTACATCTTTAACTGACGAAGTGGAAAAACTTCAAGAGCGCGATGTGCGTTCTGTTTCACGTCTGATCACACTTGCTGAAAATGCGAAGCAGGCAACTGAAGAGATTGCAGCAACGGCTGAACAGACACTATCTGCTTTAAAAGGTCTTGAGAAAAAAGTACCTATCTTAGGGATTACAGGAACTGGGGGAGCGGGGAAAAGTTCACTTACGGATGAACTCGTACGCCGTTTCTTAAATGAATGTGATGATAAGACGATCGCGATTATTTCGATTGATCCTACGAAACAAAAGACAGGCGGCGCTCTTTTAGGTGACAGAATCCGTATGAACGCAATCTATCATCCTCGCGTTTATATGAGAAGCTTGGCAACACGCGGTTCACGGTCGGAGCTTTCAGATGCAATTAAAGACGCAATCGCTGTAACGAAGGCAGCTAATTTCGATTTGATCGTTGTTGAAACGAGCGGTATCGGTCAAGGGGATGCAGGCATTGCTGAAATCTCTGATGTTGCGTTGTATGTGATGACGAGTGAATTCGGCGCTCCTTCCCAGCTGGAAAAGATCGACATGATCGATTATGCAGACTTGATCGCCATCAACAAATTTGAGCGTAAAGGCTCTGAAGATGCGCTTCGCGATGTGAAAAAGCAATATCAGCGCTCTCGTAACTGGTTTGATAAAGACTTGAATGAGATGCCTGTGTTCGGTACGATCGCAAGTCAATTTAACGATGCCGGTACGAACGTACTGTTCTATCATTTGATGAAAACAATCGAAGAAAAGAGCGGTGTGAATTGGGGAATCCAGTCAGCTGCTGAGGCGATGACAGCAAAGAAGAACGTCATCATCCCTGGTGAGCGTGCTCAATATTTGAACGAAATTTCTCAAACGGTCCGTAAATATCACGAAACGGTTGAAGAACAATCGAAGCTTGCACGAAAAGCATTCCAGCTTAAAGGAACACTTGAAACGGTAAAAGAATATAACGCAGCGGGTGAAGAAATAGAATCTTCATTGAACAACACCCTTGAAAAGGTAGAAGAACAAATACATCCGTTGACTTCAAAAATGTTAAAAGAATGGCCGAAGCTGAAAGAAATGTACAGCGGGAAAGAGTTTGTTACAAAAATTCGCGATAAAGAGATCGTAACGGAACTGACGACGAAGAGTCTATCGGGTCTCGATATCCCGAAAGTCGCTCTGCCAAAGTTTGAAGACTGGGGAGAAATCGTGAAATGGATCATGAAAGAAAATGTTCCAGGTTCATTCCCTTATACAGCTGGTGTTTTCCCGTTCAAACGTAAAGGAGAAGATCCGAAGCGTCAGTTCGCGGGTGAAGGAACACCTGAAAGAACGAACCGCCGTTTTCATTATCTTTCTAAAGACGATGATGCGAAACGCTTAAGTACAGCTTTTGACTCTGTAACGCTTTATGGCGAAGATCCGGATCACCGTCCTGATATTTACGGTAAAGTTGGAGAATCCGGAGTAAGCATCTGTACGCTTGATGATATGAAAAAGCTATATGACGGCTTTGACCTGATAGCGCCTTCCACGTCTGTTTCGATGACGATCAACGGACCTGCGCCAATCATTCTAGCGATGTTTATGAACACAGCTGTTGAACAGCAAATGAAAGTTTTTGCTGAAACGAACGGTCGTGAGCCGAATGAAGCAGAAGCAGCTGAGATTAAGGCTAAAACGCTGGCATCTGTTCGCGGAACGGTTCAAGCTGATATTTTAAAAGAAGATCAAGGACAGAACACATGTATCTTCTCCACTGAATTTGCACTTCGTATGATGGGCGACATACAGCAATACTTTATTGACCATGAAGTACGCAACTATTACTCGGTTTCGATTTCTGGCTATCATATCGCAGAAGCGGGAGCAAATCCGATTACACAGCTGGCGTTTACACTCGCGAACGGCTTTACGTATGTGGAATATTATTTAAGCCGCGGCATGGATATCAATGCATTTGCTCCGAATCTTTCATTCTTCTTCTCTAATGGACTGGATCCGGAATACAGTGTGATCGGTCGTGTAGCGAGAAGAATCTGGGCAACGGTTATGCGTGATAAATATAAAGCGAACGAGCGAAGTCAGAAGCTGAAGTATCATATTCAAACGTCAGGCCGTTCTCTTCACGCACAAGAGATCGACTTTAACGACATCAGAACGACGCTTCAAGCGCTGATGGCTCTGCAGGATAACTGTAATTCACTTCATACGAACTCTTACGATGAAGCGATCACGACACCGACGGAAGAATCGGTCCGCCGTGCGATGGCGATTCAGATGATCATTACGAAAGAGCTTGGTCTTGCACGTAACGAAAACTCTCTTCAAGGTTCGTTCATCATTGAAGAATTAACAGACCTCGTAGAAGAAATGGTTCTTCAAGAGTTTGAAAGAATGAACACAAGAGGCGGTGTGCTAGGTGCGATGGAAACACAGTACCAGCGCGGAAAGATTCAAGAAGAGTCGATGTATTATGAAATGAAAAAGCATGACGGTTCACTTCCAATCATCGGTGTTAATACGTACTTGAATCCGAATCAGCCATCAGATGAAGAGTTCAACATGGAGCTTGCTCGCGCAACGAAAGAAGAGAAAGAACAGCAAATCACGAATTTAAATGCATTCCAGAATTCGAACAAGGATCAGACAGCTGAGGCGATCCAGCGTTTGAAAACCGTTGCACTTAACGGCGGCAATATCTTTGAGGAATTGATGGAAACCGTTAAATTCGCTAGTCTTGGCCAGATAACTGGTGCTCTTTATGAAGTAGGCGGGAAATACCGCAGAAATATGTAG
- the rpoE gene encoding DNA-directed RNA polymerase subunit delta: MAILKTYTKEQVSEMSMVEIAFEILQDQKKPVQFYDLVKQITEIKGLTKTAVEARIAYFYTDMNIDGRFVSLGDNQWGLKTWYPVESSEEELGATNKPTKRKKASEDDYDFEEDFDDEDFDEIDADDEFVEEDDDLSDDDSDDDDDDEDDDDEELEFEDDDEDFDDEDDEDTDEDEDKL; the protein is encoded by the coding sequence GTGGCTATTTTAAAGACGTATACGAAAGAGCAAGTTTCTGAAATGTCTATGGTAGAAATCGCATTCGAAATCTTACAAGATCAAAAGAAACCTGTGCAATTCTATGATTTAGTAAAACAAATTACTGAAATTAAAGGATTAACTAAAACAGCTGTTGAAGCTCGTATTGCTTACTTTTACACAGATATGAATATTGATGGACGTTTCGTTTCATTAGGTGACAACCAATGGGGATTAAAAACGTGGTACCCTGTAGAAAGCAGTGAAGAAGAGCTGGGGGCTACTAATAAACCGACAAAACGCAAAAAAGCTTCTGAAGATGATTATGATTTCGAAGAGGACTTCGATGATGAAGACTTTGATGAAATAGACGCTGATGACGAGTTCGTGGAGGAAGACGACGACTTGTCTGATGATGACAGTGACGACGATGATGATGATGAAGATGATGATGATGAAGAGCTTGAATTCGAAGACGACGATGAAGACTTCGACGACGAAGACGATGAAGATACAGACGAGGATGAAGATAAGCTCTAA
- a CDS encoding CTP synthase, translated as MAKYIFVTGGVVSSLGKGITAASLGRLLKNRGLKVTTQKFDPYINVDPGTMSPYQHGEVFVTDDGAETDLDLGHYERFIDINLNKYSSVTTGKIYSTVLRKERRGEYLGGTVQVIPHITNEIKERVFRAGRETNADVVITEIGGTVGDIESLPFLEAIRQIKSDVGSENVMYIHCTLIPYIRAAGEMKTKPTQHSVKELRSLGIQPNIIVVRTEFPVPQDMKDKIGLFCDIDPKAVIEARDADTLYQVPIDLQEQKMDELVCKHLKLETHEPDMNEWKALIERVTNLSGKVKIALVGKYVALQDAYISVVEALRHAGYNFDTDIEIDWINSETVTPENVTELLKDADGILVPGGFGDRGVEGKILATQYARENKIPFLGICLGMQLASVEFARNVLGLEGAHSAELMPETPFPVIDLLPEQKDIEDLGGTLRLGLYPCKIKEDTKAFDAYNDEVVYERHRHRYEFNNEYREQMEKAGFIFSGTSPDGRLVEIIELADHPWFVASQFHPEFTSRPTRPQALFRDFIGAVTQLKN; from the coding sequence ATGGCAAAGTACATCTTTGTAACAGGCGGGGTTGTATCTTCTTTAGGAAAAGGGATCACAGCAGCCTCTCTTGGACGATTGCTTAAAAACCGCGGTCTAAAAGTAACAACGCAAAAGTTCGATCCATACATCAACGTTGATCCAGGGACAATGAGTCCTTATCAGCATGGTGAAGTTTTTGTTACTGACGATGGTGCTGAAACGGATCTGGATTTAGGTCACTATGAGCGTTTTATCGATATTAACCTGAACAAATACAGCTCTGTAACAACAGGTAAGATTTATTCTACTGTACTTAGAAAAGAGCGCCGCGGCGAATATCTTGGTGGAACGGTCCAAGTTATCCCGCACATTACGAACGAAATTAAAGAACGTGTATTCCGTGCTGGTCGTGAAACAAATGCAGACGTTGTAATCACAGAAATTGGCGGTACTGTAGGGGATATCGAAAGCTTACCTTTCTTAGAAGCAATTCGTCAGATCAAGAGCGACGTTGGTTCTGAGAATGTTATGTACATCCACTGTACGCTGATTCCATACATCCGTGCAGCTGGTGAAATGAAAACAAAGCCGACTCAGCATAGTGTTAAAGAGCTTCGCAGTTTAGGAATTCAGCCGAACATCATCGTTGTTCGTACGGAATTCCCAGTTCCTCAAGATATGAAGGACAAAATTGGTCTGTTCTGTGATATCGATCCAAAAGCGGTTATCGAAGCACGTGACGCTGATACGCTTTACCAAGTGCCGATCGACCTTCAAGAACAAAAGATGGACGAGCTTGTTTGCAAGCATTTGAAACTTGAAACACACGAGCCTGATATGAACGAATGGAAAGCATTGATCGAGCGGGTAACGAACCTTTCTGGAAAAGTGAAGATTGCATTAGTCGGAAAATATGTAGCTCTTCAAGATGCGTACATTTCAGTTGTTGAAGCGCTTCGTCATGCGGGTTACAACTTCGATACAGATATCGAAATCGACTGGATCAACTCTGAAACAGTTACACCTGAGAACGTGACTGAATTGCTGAAAGACGCTGACGGTATATTAGTACCGGGCGGATTTGGCGACAGAGGGGTAGAAGGAAAGATTTTAGCGACTCAATACGCACGTGAAAATAAAATTCCTTTCTTAGGAATCTGCTTAGGCATGCAGCTGGCTTCTGTTGAATTTGCGCGTAATGTTCTTGGTTTAGAAGGTGCGCATTCTGCAGAACTTATGCCTGAAACACCGTTCCCGGTAATCGATTTGCTTCCTGAACAAAAGGACATTGAAGATCTAGGTGGAACACTTCGACTTGGTCTGTATCCTTGTAAAATTAAAGAGGATACAAAAGCGTTCGATGCTTATAATGATGAAGTAGTTTATGAAAGACACCGTCACCGTTACGAGTTCAACAACGAGTATCGTGAACAAATGGAGAAAGCGGGCTTCATATTCTCCGGAACTTCGCCAGACGGAAGACTTGTTGAAATCATCGAGTTAGCAGATCATCCATGGTTTGTAGCGTCTCAGTTCCACCCGGAATTCACATCAAGACCAACTCGCCCGCAAGCATTATTCCGTGATTTTATCGGTGCAGTAACACAATTGAAGAACTAA
- a CDS encoding DUF2529 family protein, translating to MLKIFSTQVSGLLKSISDKEEQQIEESSRLLAQSILSDGTVYFKGFGEMEAVVSEALLGENPFKKAERFRNDSLDELLPVDSVVVASRFQNDEGALAFCERVKEVADCHVILIGGYQKEEVNSDIKADIVIDTKAVRGLVPLDDGSRVGFPSGLSALFVYYALFLTTEEILEEYELDEE from the coding sequence ATGTTAAAAATATTTTCAACGCAAGTATCAGGACTGTTAAAATCCATTTCCGACAAAGAAGAACAGCAGATCGAGGAAAGCTCCAGGCTGCTGGCACAATCCATCCTGTCTGACGGAACAGTATATTTTAAAGGCTTTGGTGAAATGGAAGCGGTTGTGAGCGAGGCACTTCTTGGCGAGAATCCTTTTAAAAAAGCCGAAAGATTTCGTAATGATTCGTTGGATGAGCTTCTTCCAGTCGACAGTGTTGTCGTAGCTTCAAGGTTTCAAAATGACGAAGGAGCACTGGCTTTTTGCGAAAGAGTAAAGGAAGTTGCCGATTGCCATGTCATTTTAATCGGCGGATATCAAAAAGAGGAAGTAAATTCGGATATTAAAGCCGATATCGTCATTGATACGAAAGCCGTTCGCGGTCTGGTGCCGCTGGATGACGGATCACGTGTTGGATTTCCATCAGGATTGAGCGCTTTGTTTGTTTATTACGCACTATTTTTGACGACAGAAGAAATTCTTGAAGAATATGAATTGGATGAGGAGTAA
- a CDS encoding response regulator, producing MMSAKILIVDDQYGIRILLNEIFQKEGYKTYQAANGVQALSIVEKDRPDLVILDMKIPGMDGLEILRRVKKHDVTIQVIIMTAYGELDMIHEAMKLGAITHFAKPFDIDEIRAAVRKELPLNTPS from the coding sequence ATAATGAGCGCGAAAATATTAATTGTCGACGATCAATATGGCATCAGGATTCTTTTGAACGAAATTTTTCAAAAGGAAGGTTATAAAACGTACCAAGCAGCAAATGGTGTACAGGCTTTGTCAATTGTAGAGAAGGACCGTCCGGATCTCGTTATTTTGGATATGAAAATTCCAGGTATGGATGGACTTGAGATTTTGCGCCGTGTTAAAAAGCATGACGTGACGATCCAGGTTATCATTATGACTGCTTATGGTGAATTAGACATGATTCACGAAGCAATGAAACTCGGAGCGATCACTCATTTTGCAAAACCTTTTGACATTGACGAAATACGGGCAGCAGTCAGGAAAGAACTTCCTTTAAACACACCTTCTTAA
- the fba gene encoding class II fructose-1,6-bisphosphate aldolase, protein MPLVSMKEMLEKAKAENYAVGQFNLNNLEFTQAILKAAQEENSPVILGVSEGAARYMGGFKLTVAMVKALMEEYKVTVPVAIHLDHGSSFQKCAEAIHAGFTSVMIDGSHHPLEENIELTKKVVELAHIHGVSVEAELGRIGGQEDDLIVDDAEAAYAVPSECDQLVRETGVDCFAPALGSVHGPYKGEPNLGFDRMKEVMELTGIPLVLHGGTGIPTKDIQKAISLGTAKINVNTENQISSQKAVKEYISANPDQYDPRKYLTAARDAIQTTVQGKMREFGSSNKA, encoded by the coding sequence ATGCCTTTAGTTTCAATGAAGGAAATGCTTGAAAAAGCAAAAGCGGAAAATTATGCAGTTGGTCAATTTAACTTGAACAACCTTGAGTTCACACAAGCGATCTTGAAAGCTGCACAAGAAGAAAACTCTCCTGTAATTCTTGGGGTTTCTGAAGGTGCTGCTCGTTACATGGGCGGATTTAAGCTTACTGTTGCTATGGTAAAAGCACTTATGGAAGAGTACAAAGTAACTGTTCCTGTAGCGATTCACTTAGACCATGGTTCAAGCTTCCAAAAATGTGCCGAAGCGATTCACGCTGGTTTTACATCAGTTATGATTGATGGTTCTCATCACCCGTTAGAAGAAAACATTGAATTAACGAAAAAAGTTGTTGAGCTTGCACACATCCACGGTGTTTCTGTAGAAGCAGAACTTGGCCGTATCGGTGGACAAGAAGATGATTTAATCGTTGACGATGCTGAAGCTGCTTACGCTGTTCCATCTGAGTGCGATCAGCTAGTTCGTGAAACTGGAGTAGATTGCTTTGCACCTGCTTTAGGATCTGTTCACGGACCTTACAAAGGTGAGCCTAACCTTGGCTTTGACCGCATGAAAGAAGTAATGGAGCTAACTGGTATACCTTTAGTTCTTCATGGTGGTACTGGCATTCCAACTAAAGATATCCAAAAAGCGATCTCTTTAGGGACTGCGAAAATCAACGTAAATACGGAAAACCAAATTTCTTCACAAAAAGCTGTTAAAGAATATATTTCAGCTAATCCGGACCAATATGATCCTCGTAAATACCTAACTGCTGCGCGCGATGCGATCCAAACAACAGTTCAAGGGAAAATGCGTGAATTTGGTTCTTCAAACAAAGCGTAA
- the fsa gene encoding fructose-6-phosphate aldolase, with protein sequence MKFFIDTANIDDIKEAYDLGILSGVTTNPSLVAKEKGVDFPERLKEITSLVSGSVSAEVIGTSYEDMVKEGRELAKIAPNITVKVPMTLDGLKAVKTFSDEGIKTNVTLIFNANQALLAARAGATYVSPFLGRLDDIGQDGLELISQVAQIFAIHEIPTEIIAASIRHPIHVTEAAIRGAHIATIPPNVIKGLVKHPLTDQGIEKFLADYNAANNK encoded by the coding sequence TTGAAATTCTTCATCGATACAGCTAACATTGACGATATTAAGGAAGCCTATGACCTGGGCATTTTATCAGGAGTAACTACGAACCCTTCGCTTGTTGCAAAAGAAAAAGGCGTTGATTTTCCAGAACGTTTAAAAGAAATAACAAGTCTTGTTTCGGGTTCAGTAAGTGCCGAGGTGATTGGAACTTCTTATGAAGATATGGTAAAAGAGGGACGCGAACTTGCGAAGATCGCACCTAATATTACAGTTAAAGTTCCTATGACACTGGACGGGTTAAAAGCAGTAAAAACGTTCTCTGACGAGGGCATTAAGACGAATGTTACGCTTATTTTTAATGCGAATCAAGCGTTGCTGGCTGCTCGTGCTGGAGCTACGTATGTATCACCATTCTTAGGAAGACTGGATGATATCGGTCAAGATGGCTTGGAGCTTATATCACAAGTGGCGCAAATTTTTGCGATCCATGAGATTCCGACTGAAATCATTGCGGCTTCAATTCGTCATCCTATTCATGTGACAGAAGCAGCGATCCGCGGTGCTCATATTGCAACGATTCCGCCGAACGTCATTAAAGGTCTTGTGAAGCATCCATTAACAGATCAAGGAATCGAGAAATTCCTTGCTGATTATAACGCAGCAAATAATAAATAA
- a CDS encoding UDP-N-acetylglucosamine 1-carboxyvinyltransferase — MEKLMIEGGYPLEGTVQISGAKNSAVALIPATILAESTVTIDGLPNISDVRILRDLLEEIGGEAHLDENQSLTVNPEKMIAMPLPNGKVKKLRASYYLMGAMLGRFKKAVIGLPGGCNLGPRPIDQHIKGFEALGAKVTNEQGAIYLRADELVGARIYLDVVSVGATINIMLAAVRAKGQTIIENAAKEPEIIDVATLLTSMGAKIKGAGTDVIRIDGVESLHGCRHSIIPDRIEAGTYMILAASMGQQVLLDNVIPLHLESLIAKLREMGVFIETKDDQVLVYRGKDPLKSVDIKTLVYPGFPTDLQQPFTSLLTNSEGTSIVTDTIYSARFKHIDELRRMGANVKVEGRSAIINGPAKLEGAKVKASDLRAGAALVVAALMAEGVTEISGLEHIDRGYESLVDKLKGLGAKVWRENMDVEELEELKNS, encoded by the coding sequence ATGGAAAAACTGATGATTGAGGGGGGCTATCCTCTCGAAGGAACGGTCCAAATTAGTGGTGCAAAAAACAGTGCGGTGGCGCTGATCCCCGCTACAATACTAGCAGAATCAACCGTTACCATTGATGGTTTACCTAACATATCTGACGTGCGTATTTTACGTGATTTGTTAGAGGAAATCGGAGGGGAAGCTCACCTTGATGAAAATCAGTCTCTTACGGTTAATCCTGAAAAAATGATTGCAATGCCGCTTCCGAACGGAAAGGTCAAAAAGCTTCGCGCTTCTTATTATTTGATGGGTGCGATGCTGGGACGGTTCAAAAAAGCTGTAATCGGCCTGCCTGGCGGATGCAACCTTGGACCTCGTCCGATCGATCAGCACATTAAAGGCTTTGAGGCTCTTGGTGCAAAAGTAACGAACGAGCAGGGCGCGATTTATTTACGTGCTGATGAGCTTGTCGGTGCACGAATCTACCTGGATGTTGTAAGTGTTGGAGCGACCATTAATATTATGCTTGCTGCAGTAAGAGCCAAAGGGCAGACCATCATTGAAAATGCCGCTAAAGAGCCGGAAATCATTGATGTAGCGACATTGTTGACAAGTATGGGTGCTAAGATTAAAGGTGCGGGTACGGACGTAATCAGAATCGATGGTGTCGAAAGTTTACATGGATGCCGTCATTCAATCATCCCAGATCGTATTGAAGCAGGAACGTACATGATTTTAGCTGCTTCAATGGGTCAGCAAGTACTGCTGGATAACGTAATCCCGCTTCATTTAGAATCTCTTATCGCAAAATTAAGAGAAATGGGTGTATTTATTGAAACGAAGGATGATCAGGTTCTTGTCTACCGCGGAAAAGATCCGTTAAAAAGTGTTGATATCAAAACACTCGTATATCCAGGATTCCCGACTGATCTTCAGCAGCCATTCACATCACTGTTAACCAATTCAGAAGGAACAAGCATTGTAACGGATACAATTTACAGTGCACGTTTTAAACATATTGATGAACTTCGCCGCATGGGGGCGAACGTGAAAGTCGAAGGCCGGTCAGCGATCATCAACGGACCTGCAAAGCTGGAAGGAGCGAAAGTGAAAGCTTCCGATCTTCGAGCAGGTGCAGCTCTGGTTGTCGCAGCACTGATGGCTGAAGGAGTTACAGAAATCTCTGGTCTTGAGCATATCGATCGCGGCTATGAATCTTTAGTTGACAAGTTAAAAGGTCTTGGTGCTAAAGTGTGGCGTGAAAATATGGACGTTGAAGAGTTGGAAGAATTAAAGAACTCATAA